The following is a genomic window from Mycoplasma bradburyae.
TTTTAGCTAAACTGATTCATCAAAATGGAGCGAAAATCTCGCAATTATTTGATGACGATAAATTATTGCCATACCCTCAAAAATTACATCCACCAAAGATTGAAGGATCTGATGAAAAACTACAAAAATTAGTATGGGATAAAGCTGATGAATTATTTGGTCAACAAATTGATCCAATCATTAAATCGAGAATTGAATATGAATTAAATGCAATTATTGGTAATGGTTATGGAATTGTTTATTGATTAGCACATTTACTAGTTAAAAAATCTAACGATGATGGTTATATTGTTGGTTCGAGAGGTTCAGTAGGATCATCAATTGTAGCGTTATTAGCTGGTATCTCAGAAGTTAATCCATTAGAACCATATTATTATTGCAAAAAGTGTAAAAAAACCGAGTTTATTAATGATATTGATGACGGATATGATCTTGTTAATAAACCTTGTATTAATCCTTCTTGCGATGGGGAAATGAAAGGTGAAGGGCACAATATTCCGTTTGCCTCGTTTATGGGGTTCAATGGAGAAAAGATTCCTGATATTGATTTAAACTTTTCAAGTCTTTACCAATTAAAAGCTCATGATTATGTTAAGGAAATGTTTGGTGAATCGCACACAGCTAGAAGCGGTACGATTTCAACCATGCAAGAAAAAACTGCACGTAAATTCGTGTACGATTATTTCGAAAAACTAAATCGACCTGAAGATATCGATCGTTTAACTGATTGGTATGCTAGCGAAATAACTGAAATCAAAAGAACAACAGGACAACACCCTGGAGGTATTTTAGTTTTTCCTAAGGATATGGAAATTGAAGATTTTTGTCCAATTAACTATCCTGCAGATGATAAAAGTTCTAATTGAAAAACTTCTCACTTTAAATATGAATACCTTCATGATACTTTATTAAAACTAGATATTTTATCTCAAGAAGACCCGACAATTCTTAAGTTTTTATATGATGTAACTAATGTTAAAGCAGAAGACATTCCTAATAATGATAAAGATGTTTTATCATTATTTAATTTAGAACACTGTTTAGATTTTAGTGGTAACGACATTTTAGCGAATGCGACAGGTGCTTTAGGTATTCCGGAGTTTGGTACTAAAATTACAAGAGACATTTTAAAGATAGCTAAACCAGCTTCTTTTGCTGATTTAATTAGAGTTTCTGGTTTAAGTCACGGAACAGATGTTTGAGCTGGCAATGCTGCTGATCTAATTCTTGAAAAGAACTATAAGCTTAATGAAGTTATTGCTTGTCGTGATGATATTATGACTTATTTAAGTTCGATTGGTATCGATAAAAAAATCGCATTTAGCATTATGGAAGATGTGCGTAAGGGTAAGAAGTTAAAACCTCAATACGAAGAAATCATGCGAGAATTTAAGGTATCTGAAGACTACATTGATTCTTGTAATAAAATTAAGTATATGTTCCCTAAAGCCCATGCAACAGCTTATGTTTTAATGGCGTGAAAAATTGCGTGATTTAAACTTCATCATCCTTTAGTGTTTTATGCTGCAATCTTTTCATTTAAAATCAAAGAACATGATATTCTTCCTTGTGTTACTGGTGGCATTAATGAAGTTATGCGCTTGCATAAAGATATATCAACACGAATTGAAAAATCACGACGAAATAATACTAATGCCGCTTTCAAAGTTACCGAAAAAGAAAAAGATCTTTTATCAACTTATGAAGTGTATATTGAAATGTTGCAACGTAATATTAAATTAGAACAAGTAAGTTTAGAACATTCAGATGCATTAAATTTTGTCGTTAAAAATAACAAAATTTATCCACCATTTAATGTAATACCAGGACTAGGTGAAGAAATTGCTAAACTGATTGTTAAAAGTCGTAACGAAAGCGCTTTTAAATCTCAAGCAGATTTAAAAACAAGATGTAAATTATCAAAAAAAATCTGGGATTATTTCACTGAGTACAAAGTATTTGGCGACTTGAAGCCGGATGAAAAAATTCGGTTATACTAAAATATATAATAATAAAAATTTATGGCTTCTGATTGAACTTGATTAAAGAATCGACTTATTAACGATAAAACTAAATCAAAGAGCTTTTGAATTGGTTCTACTAGTAGTTCTATAATGGATATTGCAGAATTACTAAAGGCTACTTCTAATATCTTTGATCTCTCAATAAAAGGGATCATTACATATCTTAATAGCAACGATCATTTAGAATTAGATTTAAAAAAACTAAAAGAATTATCTGATGAAGATGCGATGCGACTTTTTGAATTTGATAATTCTAGAGAATTGTATAAGTACTATACAAATGAATTTAGTAAGTTGCATAAAAAAATTAAGAAACAACAAAGAGAAACAGGTGATGCTTCCTTATTTATTGGGTTGCCAATTATTGAAGGTTGTAACCAATGAGGTGATAGCTATAAAGCGCCGTTATTATACGCAGAAGTTGAATTAAAACAAGTTAATCAGTATCAAAAAATTATCTTATCAATCAATAGGTCAGAATTCTTAATTAACACAACAATACTTGCTGTTGAAACAAATAAGCGGGGGATCTTGTTTGAAAACAATTATGATCAATCGAAATTAGATGTTGATCAAGCAATTGAGATCTTTAGATCCTTAGATATTGGATTTAAAAAAATGCCAACGAACGAACTTTATCGTTTTCAAAATATAACTAAAAAAGAGTTCGTTCAAAAATGAAGTGAAAATGGCGCTGTAAACAATATTTTAAATAATGTTGTTTTAGGTGTTTTTGACGTAAAAGGCGATAAATTATTAAAAGATTTTACAGAAATATTGGTTAATGATCCAGGTGCTATTGATGAAACTTTTAATAATAAAAAAGACCTTTTATTTAACCACGAAAAGTTTGCTAATGAATATTCATTAAGTGATATTTATTTAGTATCGCATTTAGATTTTTATCAACAATTAGCTGTTAAACATGCTCTTGAAGGTGATGTTGTTATCGAAGGTCCTCCTGGTACAGGGAAGTCTGAGACGATCCTGAATATTTTAATTAATATTGCTCTTAGAAATAAAACTGCATTGTTTGTTACAGAAAAAGCGACAGCAATGGAAGTTGTATATAACCGTTTAGGAAAGTTTAAAAACCTGGCATTATACATCCCAAATTTAAACAAAGAAGCAGGTAAATTTTATAGTCAGTTTTCTAATTACGAAAAATACTTTGTGGAAAACTATTATGATAATGTTTTAAACACACCACCTGCAAAGTTCGATAAAAACTACTTAAAACAGTATTATGAAATGTCGAACATAATCCAAAAAATATATAACTACGAAATCAGCTCAGGTGATTATAGTTATTCTTTCTTGAGTTTGATTTTAGGTTTTGAACCATTGGATGTTGAACATATTAAAATCGATGATTTTGTTCGATTTAATGATTGAGTGAGAACTTATACAAGCGAAGAGTGAATGGAAAAACATCGCGAGTATATTGCTTTATATAACGAAATTGATACCAAATGAAAAGCTAGTACTTTTTCTACATTTCTTAAGATTTATCAAAATGATCCAGATGACATCAGAACACTGATGTATGCTATTCATCTATATGCTAAAAAAGGAATTGTTAAAGAACATTACCGTGTTCCTTTTTTATTCAAACCATATGAAAAACTGATTGAATCTTGCAAGTTGGTAACTCAACAGATTAATAGGTTTATTGAATTAGAACCATATAAATCTGAAACAACTAAAAGAACTATTCTAAAGAATATTGAAATTAATATTAAGAAACGTCAAAAAGAATATTTTAATTCTTGATATGTGCAAAATCATTCAGGCGTTTTTTTAAGTAAATTAAATTGAGCACAAAATGCTTTAGATGGTCTTCAAGAAAACTATACCTCTGATGTTGATGTTTATATTCAATCGTGTAAACGTAATCTTAAAGCTAAGATTATTAAAAACTTTTATGATCTTTACAAAGAAGATAAGAAGACATTGTTAGAAATTTGTCGTCAAGGACGTAATAAGATTTTTAAGAATATAAATTGATGATTCAATCTTAACCGTGAAAACATTATGCGGATGTTTAAAATTCACATAATGTCATTTGAAACAGCATCAATTTTACTTGAAAACCGCAAGGACTTGTATGATTATGTAATAGTTGATGAAGCTAGCCAAGTGTTTTTAGAAAGAGCATTACCATCGCTTTATCGTGCTAAGAATTATATTATTGCAGGTGATACCAAGCAATTACAACCAAGTAGTTTCTTCTCATCTCGTTCAGAATATGATGAAGTAGCACTTGATCATATTCCTGATGAAGAGTTAATTGAAGTTGAAGAATCAGTTAATGCAATCAGTTTAATTCATTTCTTGAAAGAAAGAAGCAGAATTAATGTGATGTTAAAGTATCACTACCGTTCGAATTTTGGTGATTTAATCGCTTTTACTAATGATCATATCTATGATAGTGAATTGATCTTTATGAACAAAGCGATCAAACAAAAGAATTCTTTTATCGTTCATGATGTTATTAATGGTAAATGAAAAGATCGTAAGAACGTTGCTGAGGCTCAAGAAATCGTATCACGCGTTCAACGTTTAACTAAAACTGAAGATTACAAAAAAACTTTAGGTATCGTTGCTTTTAATAAAAATCAAGCAACCCTTATTGAGTTAATGCTTGATAAATTGAATGATCCATTAATCAATGAATGAAGAGAACGTACGAATGATAATGGTGAATACACCGGATTATTTGTTAAGTCGGTTGAAAACGTTCAAGGGGATGAACGTGATATTATCATCTTCTCAATTGCTTATGACAAATCAGTAGTTAGTTATGGACCGATTAGTAGCACCACAAATGGAATTAATCGATTAAATGTAGCAATCACCAGAGCCAAAGATCGCATTGAAATATTCAAGTCATCTAAAGCTAGCGAATATAATGGTTGAGGTTCGTCTTCACCAGGTTCTAGATTATTCGTAGAATATCTAGATTATTGCGAAAAGACCGCTAAAAACGATAACTTGCCAACATTTGATCGACAAACAATCGAGATTGAAGATAAACTAAAACAAAAGCCTGATATTTTTGAAGAAGTTAAACAAACTCTTGAAAAAATGTTTGGTCAATATTTCACAGTTAAGAGAAATGTTGATAACGGATCATACAACTTTGATTTCGTTATTTATTATGATGATATTCCGATACTAGTAATTGATTTAGATATCAAAGAATTCAAAGGAATGGCTGATTTTAGCGAAAACTTTGTTTATCGCAAAATCTTCTTAAAAAATCGTGGATGAGAACACTACACAATCTGATCTACCGAATGAAAACTTAATATGAAAAAAATCTTATTAGAGATTAAAGATATTCTCGATAAAGGAACTAGATCAATTCGAAAAGAAAATGAAAATTAATAATTATCTTTTAAGATAAAATTATTTTCTTGTATAATTAAAATAAGAATTATGAATAGCGACAACCCGAGGTTGTCGCTTCTTTTTTAAATTAATTCATGAGTGTTGATAATAAAAGTTTCTTAGAAGCAATCGAGACGGTTGCTCTATCTAAAAATATTTCTAAACAAGAAATAAGTTCAATTTTAAAAGATGCAATTATTAGAGCTTGCGCTAAAGAAGATCCAGATCAAAGAATTGATGTAATGATTGATTTTGATTCTGGTTTATTAAAGATTTTTAAACTATATAAAGTAGTTGAAAATTCTATTAGCGAAGAAGAATTTGATGAAATTAACGAAATTCATTTAAGTGACGCTTTAAAAACTAACCCAACAATTCAGGTTGGCGATGATTTTTTAAGATCGCTTAGCATTAGTGATTTATCAAGAGTAGTAGCTACTAATATTTCGCAATATTTCCGTCAAAAGTTATCAGAATTAGTTAACAAACAAGCTGTATCTGAATGAACTCCTAAACTTAATAAAATTGTTCGTGGAACTGTTGAAAGAGATGAAAACAACCAAAACATTTTATTAGTTAATTTAGGTGGTATTTATGCTTATTATTACAAAAAAGATTGAGTTCCTAACGAAGAGTTAAAACCAGATGTTGAATATGATTTTGTATTAACTCAAATCAAAGAACAATCTAAGAGTTGACCACTTGTAGTATCACGTTCAGACGCTAAATATGTACAACATATACTAACTGAAAACATTCCTGAGATTAAAGAAGGAATTGTTGAAATTAAAGCGATTCAAAGAGTAGCTGGACAAAAAACTAAAGTTGCAGTTTCATCAAATAATCCTGATATTGATCCTGTTACATTAATTTTAGGTGATGGCGGGATGCGAATTAAAACAATTGCAGCAAACCTAATTGAACACTCAGCTGGAGTTAAGTTTAGTAATGAAGTTATTGATATCTTCCACTGAAATGATGATGTATTTAAATTAATTGCTAATGCTTGTTATCCAGTTGATATCATCGGGATCGATGTTTTAGAAGATTCTGAAAGAGATAAAAGTGTTGATATTATTGTAGAAGATCAATATTTACCTTACTTAATTGGTAGAGCTGGTATCAATGTTAGATTATTATCTTACATAACTGGTTGATCAATTGATTTTAAAGCTCACTCAGTTGCTATCGAAGATGGTATTAACATCGTTCCATTAAACTATTCGCCAATTAATAATTCAGTATTAGCTGACCAATTTAAATTCAACAACAGAAGATCAAGAATTGCATCAAAACAACCATTCAAGAAAGTTGAAAAAATTCAAACTCCATTGGTTGCTTACTCAACAGCAGTTGAATCAGATGCCGATATTAAAGTTGATATTGATAGTATTTACACTGAACCACAAGAACAACGTTATGAAATGATTGACGTTAGTAAATATCAACCAAAACCAATTTCAGACGAAGTATTAGATGAGAACTTGCCTATTGAAAGCTTCGATGAAATTAAACAATTCGAAGAATTTGATCCTTCAGTTATTGAACAAGAAAATAACGAAGAATTAATCAACGAAGAAGAGAATCAAGTTGATGTTGTTCAAGAACAACCTATTAAAAAACAATCTGATGATATTTCAGAACAACTTGCAAATATAGATTTAGATCAATTATTAGAAGAACCTAATAATACTCAACAAGAACAAAAAGAAACTAAAGCTTCTAAGAAGTCTAAAAAACAAAAAGAAGAGATTCAAGAATCTGTTGAGTTTGTTGCTGTTGATGAATCAGCATATGATAACGTGAAAAATGACAATACATCAATTACCGAATTAATTCGCGAAATCGATGTAACAGCAACACCAAAAAAAGAAATCAAAAAAGTTCTCCTTGTAGATGATAAAAAAGAAAAAGACAAGGATAAGAAAAAGAAGAAGAGCCAACGTCAAAGCTTGGACAGCTTCGATGATCTATAATATTTAGCACGAAATGAAAAACATTAGCCTACGACTTGATTTGATAAGTAAAAAACAATTTCCAAAAAATCAATTGTTTCGAATCGTTTTTTATAACAATCAATTAATCATTGATCAAGAAAACAAAATTAAAGCTCGTGGCGTGTATTTTAAAAAAGACAATGAATTCAAAATCGATAAAAAGATCAAAGCTTTAATACAAAGAAGCTTTAAAACTAAGGTATCAGAAGAACAATTTGAAAATCTTAGTACCGCATTAGAGAAACGAGGTCAATATGAATAAGAAACCGGCAAAAAATAAAAAACCATTTGATAAGAGATCTAAGATCAATATCAAATCTTACTTAAAAGAAGTTAAGGTTGGTGTTCAAGATGGAGTTTTTATTTATACAGACCCTTTAAGTATCGATCAGTTTGCTAAAAAAATTAACCAACCTGTTGCTAAAATTATTAAATATTTTTTTGCTAAAGGGATCAATACAATTAACTTAAATACGATTCTTTCTTTAGAACAAATTGGTGAATTGTGTTTAGAGTTTGGTCTTGATTTTAAGATCGAAAAAGAAGTAACAAATGAAAATATCTTAGATAATATCGAATTCAAAGATAAAAAAGAAGATCTAGTTAAACGCCCTGCAATTGTTACTGTAATGGGTCACGTAGACCACGGTAAAACCTCTTTATTAGATGCCATTAGATCTACTAATGTAACATCTGGTGAAGCTGGTGGTATCACTCAACATATTGGTGCATACCAAGTTAAGAAAAATAATGAATTAATTACATTTATTGACACTCCTGGTCACGAAGCATTTACCGAAATGCGTGCTCGTGGTGCTAATATTACTGATATCGTTGTTTTGGTTGTAGCTGGTGATGACGGTATTAAACCTCAAACAGAAGAAGCTATTGACCATGCTAAAAACGCAGGTGTTCCAATAATCGTTTTTGTTAACAAAATGGATAAACCATCTGCTAATTATGAACGTGTTGTTCAACAGATCTCTAAATATGATTTATCACCAGAAGATTATGGTGGAGATACAATCTTTGTACAAGGTTCAGCATTAAAAAATGAAGGTATTAACGAGTTATTAGATTCAATCCTTACATTAGCAGAAATTAATGAATATAAAGCTAATCCTAACGCAGATCCATATGGTATTGTTGTTGAATCTAAATTAGTTTCAGGGCTAGGTCCACAAGCTACTGTTATTATCAAGCGTGGAACTTTAAAAGTTGGTGACTATATCTGTATAGGTGCTGCTTTTGGTAAAGTTAGATTAATGCAAGATGAAAAAGGTAATAATATAACTGAAGCCACCCCATCAACACCTGTTAAAATTTCAGGTTTAGATAATGTGCCAGTTGCTGGTGAAAAATTCTTAGGTTTAGCTACTGAAAAAGAAGCTAAAGAATTATCAGAATCATATAAAATTAAACAACAAAAACAAAAACACCTAAGTTTACAAGAAAGCCACGAAAAAAGAACGCGTGTTAACACTGATGGTCTTAAATGTATTGATTTAATTATTAAGTCAGATGTTCAAGGAAGTTTAGAAGCAATTAAATACGCGATTTCTAACATCAACATTGAAGGTGTTACTACGAATATTATTCGGGCTTCAACTGGAGCGATATCTGAAACTGATATTAAATTAGCTCAAGCTTCAAATTCAACTGTTATTTCATTTAATTTAGCAGTTTCTAAACAAATTAAAGATTTAGCTAGTTCATCAAACATCGAAATCTTATCTTATGAAATCATTTATAAGATGGTTGAAGATCTTGAAAAGATCATGAAGGGTGAATTAGACCCAGTGTTTGAAGAACAAGACTTAGGTCAAGCAATCGTTAGAGCAATTTGAAAACACTCAAAAATTGGTACGATAGCCGGAAGTTATGTTCAATCTGGTAAAGTAGTTAAAAATGGACTATGTCGAATTATTCGTGATGGTGTTATTATCTATAAATCTAAGATCGGTTCACTAAAAGTTAAAGAAAATTTTGCTGATAAAGTTGAAAACAATAAAGAGTGTGGAATTGTTGTTGAAAACTACAATGATATTAAAGAAAACGATATTATTGAAGTTTATGAAATTGTTAAAAAACGAGTGCAATAATGAGTAATATTAAAACTTTAAGATTAGAATCAACAATTCATCGAATTCTTAATAACGCAATTAGTTCAGAGATTGAAAATCGCTTGGTAAGAGAAAGTTCAATTACCTCAGTTAAACTATCACCAGACAAAAGTATAGCTAAAATTTACATCGATTGTTTCATCCAAAAAAACATTGCCAAAACATTGCAAGCATACAAAGACGTTGCTGGTGTTTTTAAATTTATCTTAAGTAAAAAATTAACTATAAGAAAAGTTCCGCAATTAGTTTTCTACCAAGATGAAAGTATTACAAATGGTATGAAAATAGATCGTATTCTTGCTGAAATTAAAGAAGAAGAACAAAAATAAAAATAATCAGCTTTATTACATAAAGCTGATTATTTCATAATTATATTTATCAATCAATGAATTTACAATTAATCAAACCAGATAAAACTCATAAACAAGTTATTGTTGATATGCTTGAAGAATGAATTGAGTTTAATAAACAAAACGATGTTAATAATTCGCCTTATGCGATCTTTAAAAATTCTTACAAAGATTTTGATTATTATCTAGATAATCTAGATAATAAAGATGACTCAAATGGGATGGTTGCTGATTCAACATTCTTCTTATATGACGAAATAAATAACAAAGCTCTAGGAGCTATCAACATTCGCCATTATCTTAATGATTACTTATTAAACTATGGTGGTCATATTGGTTATGGAATCAGACCATCAGAACGACAAAAAGGATATGCCACTAAAATTTTGCAACTAGGCTTAATAAAATGCAAAAAATTAAACTTAGATAAAATTCTTTTAGTGTGTGATAAGAATAATATTGGATCAGTAAAAACAATCAAGAATAATCATGGTATTCTAGAAAATGAAATATTACAAGATAATAAAGTTATTCAGCGTTACTGAATAACTTTATAAAACTAATCTGATATTAATTAAAAACTTAATTTTGGTTAAATTTAAAAGATCGTTTAAAGATTTATCTTATTTAAATAATTTTTTTTAAAATATATCTAACTATTATGCAAAAACAAAATATATTCAAACAGTATAAAATTGCTCTTAACAACGATAAGTTAATGAAGAAGAAGTGAGTATTGATCACTTCTATAACTGTTGTCTTGGTAATTTTCTTTGCGATCGTTTTAGGTATTATGCAAAGATTCATTAGTTTACCATCAACGCAATATCCAGCTGTTCATAATGCTAAAACATTAAATGAAGCGATGCGAATTATGGCGATTGTCTATTTTGCAATCTTTTTCTTGCCATACCTATATTTTATTGCGGCATTCTTTTCTGGAATTAACCAAGTATATCGTTCGTTTAGTTTACACATGGTGATCTGAGCTACGATATTTATTGGAATAATTTTAGCGGTTATCACTTCAATAATGTTAGCTGTTGGTTATTCTTATTTAGATACATATAACTTGATCAGAAACTTTCAATAAAAATGGA
Proteins encoded in this region:
- a CDS encoding AAA domain-containing protein — its product is MASDWTWLKNRLINDKTKSKSFWIGSTSSSIMDIAELLKATSNIFDLSIKGIITYLNSNDHLELDLKKLKELSDEDAMRLFEFDNSRELYKYYTNEFSKLHKKIKKQQRETGDASLFIGLPIIEGCNQWGDSYKAPLLYAEVELKQVNQYQKIILSINRSEFLINTTILAVETNKRGILFENNYDQSKLDVDQAIEIFRSLDIGFKKMPTNELYRFQNITKKEFVQKWSENGAVNNILNNVVLGVFDVKGDKLLKDFTEILVNDPGAIDETFNNKKDLLFNHEKFANEYSLSDIYLVSHLDFYQQLAVKHALEGDVVIEGPPGTGKSETILNILINIALRNKTALFVTEKATAMEVVYNRLGKFKNLALYIPNLNKEAGKFYSQFSNYEKYFVENYYDNVLNTPPAKFDKNYLKQYYEMSNIIQKIYNYEISSGDYSYSFLSLILGFEPLDVEHIKIDDFVRFNDWVRTYTSEEWMEKHREYIALYNEIDTKWKASTFSTFLKIYQNDPDDIRTLMYAIHLYAKKGIVKEHYRVPFLFKPYEKLIESCKLVTQQINRFIELEPYKSETTKRTILKNIEINIKKRQKEYFNSWYVQNHSGVFLSKLNWAQNALDGLQENYTSDVDVYIQSCKRNLKAKIIKNFYDLYKEDKKTLLEICRQGRNKIFKNINWWFNLNRENIMRMFKIHIMSFETASILLENRKDLYDYVIVDEASQVFLERALPSLYRAKNYIIAGDTKQLQPSSFFSSRSEYDEVALDHIPDEELIEVEESVNAISLIHFLKERSRINVMLKYHYRSNFGDLIAFTNDHIYDSELIFMNKAIKQKNSFIVHDVINGKWKDRKNVAEAQEIVSRVQRLTKTEDYKKTLGIVAFNKNQATLIELMLDKLNDPLINEWRERTNDNGEYTGLFVKSVENVQGDERDIIIFSIAYDKSVVSYGPISSTTNGINRLNVAITRAKDRIEIFKSSKASEYNGWGSSSPGSRLFVEYLDYCEKTAKNDNLPTFDRQTIEIEDKLKQKPDIFEEVKQTLEKMFGQYFTVKRNVDNGSYNFDFVIYYDDIPILVIDLDIKEFKGMADFSENFVYRKIFLKNRGWEHYTIWSTEWKLNMKKILLEIKDILDKGTRSIRKENEN
- the nusA gene encoding transcription termination factor NusA, whose amino-acid sequence is MSVDNKSFLEAIETVALSKNISKQEISSILKDAIIRACAKEDPDQRIDVMIDFDSGLLKIFKLYKVVENSISEEEFDEINEIHLSDALKTNPTIQVGDDFLRSLSISDLSRVVATNISQYFRQKLSELVNKQAVSEWTPKLNKIVRGTVERDENNQNILLVNLGGIYAYYYKKDWVPNEELKPDVEYDFVLTQIKEQSKSWPLVVSRSDAKYVQHILTENIPEIKEGIVEIKAIQRVAGQKTKVAVSSNNPDIDPVTLILGDGGMRIKTIAANLIEHSAGVKFSNEVIDIFHWNDDVFKLIANACYPVDIIGIDVLEDSERDKSVDIIVEDQYLPYLIGRAGINVRLLSYITGWSIDFKAHSVAIEDGINIVPLNYSPINNSVLADQFKFNNRRSRIASKQPFKKVEKIQTPLVAYSTAVESDADIKVDIDSIYTEPQEQRYEMIDVSKYQPKPISDEVLDENLPIESFDEIKQFEEFDPSVIEQENNEELINEEENQVDVVQEQPIKKQSDDISEQLANIDLDQLLEEPNNTQQEQKETKASKKSKKQKEEIQESVEFVAVDESAYDNVKNDNTSITELIREIDVTATPKKEIKKVLLVDDKKEKDKDKKKKKSQRQSLDSFDDL
- a CDS encoding YlxR family protein, with product MKNISLRLDLISKKQFPKNQLFRIVFYNNQLIIDQENKIKARGVYFKKDNEFKIDKKIKALIQRSFKTKVSEEQFENLSTALEKRGQYE
- the infB gene encoding translation initiation factor IF-2, encoding MNKKPAKNKKPFDKRSKINIKSYLKEVKVGVQDGVFIYTDPLSIDQFAKKINQPVAKIIKYFFAKGINTINLNTILSLEQIGELCLEFGLDFKIEKEVTNENILDNIEFKDKKEDLVKRPAIVTVMGHVDHGKTSLLDAIRSTNVTSGEAGGITQHIGAYQVKKNNELITFIDTPGHEAFTEMRARGANITDIVVLVVAGDDGIKPQTEEAIDHAKNAGVPIIVFVNKMDKPSANYERVVQQISKYDLSPEDYGGDTIFVQGSALKNEGINELLDSILTLAEINEYKANPNADPYGIVVESKLVSGLGPQATVIIKRGTLKVGDYICIGAAFGKVRLMQDEKGNNITEATPSTPVKISGLDNVPVAGEKFLGLATEKEAKELSESYKIKQQKQKHLSLQESHEKRTRVNTDGLKCIDLIIKSDVQGSLEAIKYAISNINIEGVTTNIIRASTGAISETDIKLAQASNSTVISFNLAVSKQIKDLASSSNIEILSYEIIYKMVEDLEKIMKGELDPVFEEQDLGQAIVRAIWKHSKIGTIAGSYVQSGKVVKNGLCRIIRDGVIIYKSKIGSLKVKENFADKVENNKECGIVVENYNDIKENDIIEVYEIVKKRVQ
- the rbfA gene encoding 30S ribosome-binding factor RbfA, translated to MSNIKTLRLESTIHRILNNAISSEIENRLVRESSITSVKLSPDKSIAKIYIDCFIQKNIAKTLQAYKDVAGVFKFILSKKLTIRKVPQLVFYQDESITNGMKIDRILAEIKEEEQK
- a CDS encoding GNAT family N-acetyltransferase; the protein is MNLQLIKPDKTHKQVIVDMLEEWIEFNKQNDVNNSPYAIFKNSYKDFDYYLDNLDNKDDSNGMVADSTFFLYDEINNKALGAINIRHYLNDYLLNYGGHIGYGIRPSERQKGYATKILQLGLIKCKKLNLDKILLVCDKNNIGSVKTIKNNHGILENEILQDNKVIQRYWITL
- a CDS encoding MPN157 family protein, whose protein sequence is MQKQNIFKQYKIALNNDKLMKKKWVLITSITVVLVIFFAIVLGIMQRFISLPSTQYPAVHNAKTLNEAMRIMAIVYFAIFFLPYLYFIAAFFSGINQVYRSFSLHMVIWATIFIGIILAVITSIMLAVGYSYLDTYNLIRNFQ